The genomic interval TGAGATGCAGGCATTGATGTTCGAGGCGCTTAGCAATGTTGTATTTATACCTTTCGCAACCGGACTTATGACAATGTTCGAAAAAGGTATTTATGAATCTACCATCTCTTCGGAAGATTATAATAAAGCGTGGTGGGACTTAAAGCTCAAATATCAGGGAATCGTTCCGCCAACCGAAAGAGGCGAAGAATACAACGACGCTGCCTCCAAAACCCATATAAACAATGATCCCGCGCAGTATTACGATTATGCGATTTCAAATATTATACTCTTCCAGCTCCATAATCATATTGCGAAAAACATATTGCATCAAGACCCGCATGCCACTAACTACTTCGGCAACAAGGAGGTGGGGGAATTTATCTGGTCAATACTCGAAACAGGCGGAAGCGGCAATTGGCGTGATATTATGAAAGATAAAACGGGAAGTGACCTGTCAGCGCAAGCCATGCTTGAGTATTTCGATCCGCTGATGATCTGGCTGCAAGAGCAGAACGAGGGTCGGGTTCACACTCTCGGAGATATATAGATTCTTGCGAAAGCATAATTAAGTGCATATCTCCAAGCTTTATCGCGAGAGTAAAAAGGCTGTCATCTCATGTGAGTTTTTCGCGCCGAAAACCGATGCAGGACATTTAAGCCTATACAAAACGTTTGATCGGCTGAAACAAATATCTCCGGCATTTTATTCTGTTACTTATGGCGCGGGTGGCGGAACGGCACAGCCTACTATGGATCTTGTTTGCAAGATACAAGATGATTATGGAATAACCGCCATGCCACACCTTACCTGCGTTGGTCATACTACCGGATATCTTTCAAGCTATGTAAGCGACCTTAAAGAACGGGGAATTGATAATATCCTCGCCCTTAGGGGAGACGCCCCGGGGGGTGGTAAATTTAATCCTGTTCCCGGCGGGCTAAAATATGCGTCTGAAGTAGTAAAATTAGTTGACGGGTTTGATCATTTCAGTATAGGGGTTGCCGGTCATCCTGAGGGTCATCCCGAATGCACCTCACTTGAGGCTGATGTGCAATACCTAAAAGACAAATTGGACGCAGGGGCCGGATTTGTGATAACACAATTTTACTTTGATAATAAATATTTTTTCGATTTCGTGGAACTTGCAAGAAAGGTCGGTATTGATAAACCGATAATTCCCGGAATAATTCCTTTTGTGAATGCAGAACATGTAATGCGTTTCGCCAAGATGAATCACACGAATATTCCGGAGCCTCTTTTAGCGCAAATGATTGATGCGGGCGGGGATAGACAGAAATCCACGGAGCTGGGAATCCGGCAGGCCGTAGGTCAATGTAAAGAACTTCTCGATTCCGGGGTTCCCGGCATCCATTTTTTCACACTAAATAATTCAATGCCTACTATTGAAGTTATTGAACAGCTAAACATATAAAGCGTGCCCGGCTAAATATATTTATTTTAAAAATGTTTTTGTTATTACTTGACTTGTAGCAATAAATCGTTTTACTTTTTGACTTGTTCCAAAATTAATTTGTTGGGCGAATGAACGATAAGACTATATATAACGCAACAAAAACCCTCTCTGAAACATTACCAAATTATTCAGGTTACTTTAAATCTGAAAACCGAAAAACCTCCGCATCTGCTTTTACTTCCGGAATTAAACAAAAGATGGGTCCTATTTCCGAGGTTGCCGTAACTCTAAGAGAGAGATTTGCCAAAGTTAAAAAGCCCGAAATATTAGAGTTTTTTGAAAGCATAAGTAGCTTCTCGGGGCAATTCGTTTATAAACACAAATTGGATAATTACGAGTCAACGTTTTTTATTACCACCTATCTTAATAGGGATGAAGCGGAAAACCTGTCTCAGGTAGAGCTCGATTTACTAACTCACTTAGATCAATTTTTATTGGCAATAATGGGGGAAAACCGACATGAATTTTTACAAGAAATAGAAGTCGGTATTCCCAGCCTAAGTGAAATATTCAGCGAATTTGATAGTTATTTCAGTAAAAGGGCGGAGCTCATAAAAAAATCCTCTGTCCGACATAACGAAATAACCCAAAGACTAAAAACCGTGGATAACCATCTTGGAAAACACAACACGACCAGACCTATTTCGGAAATTACCAGAAAATTGGAGGATAGGTATGCAGGTGTTCCGATTATTCACATAAAATTATTAGAGATTTTTCATAGTCATCTTGATTCATATCAGAAAATCGCTGAATCATCAAACGAAATCAATCAATCGGTAGTGGATTATTTTAATGAGTATTTAAAGATCATTGATAATGCAAAATTTATTCAAGAAACCGCTCCTGATGAGGACGGTCTAAAATTAAAAGAGCTCTTGATGTTATCAGATAATATTGAAGAATATGCGGATAAAATATTTCAACAGGAAGCGCCGCAACCGAAGGCTGTCAAAAAGAAGAGCTCGTCATTATTTGCCATCTATGCCGCCGTAGCTCTGATAGCAATCACCGCTGCCGTCTATTTCTTTTTCTTAAAATAATTATCAGAAACGAAAACTTTGTCGTTTTTCGGCTGTGCAAATCCAATTCAACGCAAAATCTCCGGTTTTTACCGGAAACTGTTCCCCGGCCGCAAGCATTAAGGATTTGCTCACATTCAACGCAAAATCAAGGTTTTTTCTTTGATCATCATTCATCGTAAGCTTTCCCGATAGGGCGCTAAGCCACTTATATGCTTCATGACCCATGGCGAATTCTTCAGATGAATCGGAATAAACATTTACGTTAGTGAAGCCTGCTGTATCGAAAAGGTGTTTTACTCCAAATCGTGTATATCTATAATAATCGTATGGCTGTTGGTGTTCGTGAAGTGCGAATGGTACCACAAGAAACACTTTGCCACCCGGCTTCAATATTCTGTACATTTCATCCACCATTGATTGAGGATTCGGAATGTGTTCCATTACCCATATATTTAGCGCTGCGTCAGCGAAAGAACTTTCAAATGGGAGCTGCTGAACATCGCCAAAAACTGAAAGTTTAGAAAAATCCCAGTTGTCGTCGCCAACCGCTAAATCAATCCCAATGTAATTTGAATCTTGAAAGAACATTTCGAGCTCGCATTGACCTGCCCCCACATCCACAACAATGGAGCTTGCTTCAACGGAATTGGAAAATTTCAGAATTTCGTCGAATATAAACCTATTCCTTGGATCCTCCTCGAAGGCACCGTGCGTGTCCACCATGAAAGTTAGCCATTGCTGAAATAGGCCCGGTTTTGTATCTGTTGAGTTCAACGCAGGTGGAGCGATAACGCCATTACCTTAATGGCTATTATTCTTCAGACGAATCCGCGGATTCATTTTGTTCTTCTTCCGACTCAGTTTCAACCCTTTCCATCACGCGTGTCACCGATGCGATGGAATCGTTTTCATCAATTCGAATTAATCTTACGCCCTGTGTGGCTCTTCCGATTTCTCTGATTTTTCTAACCGGCTGTCTGATCATTATTCCGTTTTCGGTGATAATCATCAGGTCGTCGCTGTCAACAACTTCTTTTATTGAAAGCATTTTTCCAACCTTTTTGGAAGTCCTGATGGTCAGCACGCCCTTTCCACCGCGATTTCTCGGTGGGTATGCATCAATGCCTGTCCGCTTACCATATCCGTTCTCGCTGACTGCCAACACCGTACCCGCTCGTTTGATGACAATCATTCCGATGACCCTGTCTTTGTCATTTTGGAGTCTCATTCCGCGGACGCCACGAGTTTTCCTGCCCATGGGACGAACATTCGTTTCTGAAAACCTTATAGCTTTGCCGTTTTGCGACCCGAGAATTATATCCTGTGTGCCGTCGGTAAGCCTTGCTTCAATAAGCTTATCGCCTTCCTGTATATCAATAGCATAAATTCCACCCTTCATCGGTCTTTTATATGCAGAAAGAATCGTTTTTTTGACAAGTCCGTTCTTAGTTGCCATCAGGATAAAATGTTCATCGTCAAATTCTTTTACCGCCAAAAACGCCTGTGGGTTTTCTTCTTTATCCAGTTGCAGAATATTTATAATTGCCCGCCCCCTTGAAGCTCTTCCCGCCTGAGGAACCTCGTGCACTTTAAGCCAGTGAACCTTTCCTCGATCAGTAAAAATCAGTAGGTGGTGGTGGGTGGATGCCACAAAGAGGTATTCAATAAAATCGTCATCCTTTGTGGAGGCGCCCTTTAGTCCCCTTCCGCCTCTTCCTTGTCTTTTAAAACCGCTTACCGGAAATCTCTTTATAAATCCTTTATGGGAAATTGTTATTACCATATCCTCTTCGGCAATCATATCTTCGATAGAGAATTCGCCTTCATCGGCAACAATATCTGTTCTTCTATCATCGCCGTATTTTTCGCTTATCTCCTTAATATCTTTTTTCACCATTTCCATGCGCAGTTTCTTATTATCGATTATCGAACTCAGCTTTTCAATCAATTTGAGGAGTTCCTTATATTCATCTACAATCTTTTTCTGCTCTAAATTAGTGAGAGATTGGAGTCGCATTTCAAGAATTGCCTTCGCCTGAAGCTCGGAGAGCTTAAACGATTTTATCAAATTACCACGTGCGTCTTCCGGAGATTTCGATTTCTTAATTACTGCTATAACGGCATCAATGTTATCGAGCGCTATCTTCAAACCCTCAAGAATATGAGCCCGTTTCTCTGCCTTTTCTTTATCGAATATGGCGCTTTTAAGAACAATATCATGCCTAAATTCAATAAAGGGTAAGAGGGATTCCTTTAAATTTAGTACTTTTGGTTGCCCATCCACGAGCGCCAAGAAGTTCACTGCAAACGAAGACTGGAGCTGGGTGTGCTTAAACAGCTGATTGATTACAACATCCGGAATCACATCTTTTTTCAGGTCCATCACTATCCTTATGCCGTCCCTGTCAGACTCATCGCGAATATCTCTGATTCCTTCGATAACCTTGTTTCTTACAAGATCTGCCGTCCTCATGATGAGATTTGCCTTATTTACCTGAAAGGGTATCTCTGACACAATAATTGCCTCTCTGCCGTTCTCACTCACTTCAACGCTTACTCTTGATCTAATTTTTATGCTGCCGCGGCCGGTTTTGAGAGCGTCCGCGATTCCTTTTCTACCATATATAATACCTCCCGTTGGAAAATCGGGGCCGCTTACAAATTTTATAAGCTCGTCAATTTCTATATCGGGATTGTCTATCATTGCAACAATGGCGTTTGAAATCTCCCGTAAATTATGCGGAGGTATATTGGTTGCCATTCCGACTGCGATGCCGCTTGCGCCATTCATATGCAAGTTCGGAATACGTGTCGGAAGAACAGAGGGTTCTTGAAGGGTGTCATCAAAATTCGGTACAAACTTCACCGTATTTTTATCAATGTCGTGCAACATTTCTTCTGCAATATGATGCATCTTGGCTTCGGTGTATCTCATCGCGGCGGCGCCATCTCCATCAACAGAACCAAAGTTTCCCTGACCCCTAATCAGCGGGTACCTCAATGAAAAATCCTGCGCCATGCGCACCAGGGAATCATATACCGCCGTGTCTCCATGCGGATGATATTTACCCAATACTTCACCTACAATTCTTGCGGATTTTTTAAACGACCTATTTGCCCTGAGACCCAAATCATCCATACCGTATAAAATACGCCTGTGAACGGGTTTTAAGCCGTCTCTTGCATCGGGAAGCGCCCGTGAAACTATTACTGACATAGAATAATCGAGATAGGAGCTTCTCATCTCGTCTACAATATCTATAGGTAATATATTTTCTCTCTTAATGTCCATATTCTATTTAAATTCCCTCACTATATGTCCAGGTTCTTCACGAACCTGGCATTTTCTTCAATAAATTTTCTCCGCGGCTCCACTACTTCGCCCATCAAATCGGAAAATACTTTATCCGTTAAGGTATCTTCCTCAATTGAAACCCTTAATATTGTTCTTGTCTCGGGATCCATAGTGGTTTTCCATAATTGGTCCGGGTTCATTTCACCAAGACCCTTATAGCGCTGAATGTCTATCTTCTGATTATTATCTCCGCCGAATCTTTTGACAATCTCTATACGCTCTTTTTCATTATATGCGTATTCTTCTTTCTTCCCCTTTTTAACTTTATAAAGCGGTGGTTGGGCAATATATATATTTCCCGCTTGAATCAATTCACGCATATGCCGGAAAAAGAATGTCAACAACAGCGTCCTGATGTGAGCGCCATCCACATCCGCATCGGTCATTATGATTATTTTTCCATATCGAAGTTTTTCAATATCGAAATCTTCTCCGCTAATACCGGTTCCGATTGCAGTAATGAGGGTCCTTATCTCATTGTTACCCAAAATTTTATCTATCCTTGCCTTTTCCACATTCAATATCTTTCCCCTTAGCGGGAGTATTGCCTGATATCTCCTGTCTCTTCCTTGCTTTGCCGACCCGCCGGCGGAATCTCCTTCAACAAGATAAATTTCAGTAAATTCCGGGTCTTTAGTAGAGCAATCAGCCAGTTTTCCGGGAAGGTTGCCGGAATCGAGAGCTGATTTTCTCCTAATTAACTCTCTGGCGTTTCGAGCCGCTTCCCGGCTCCTTGCAGACAACAAAGCTTTTTCAATTATTTTTTTTCTGACCGGAGGGTTTTGTTCAAAATATTCTGTGAGCTGCTCGTAAACCAGGCTGTCAACAATCCCCTTTACTTCGCTGTTTCCGAGCTTAGTCTTAGTTTGTCCCTCAAATTGCGGTTCAGCGATTTTTATAGACACAACTGCCGTTAAACCTTCGCGGCAATCGTCACCCGAAAGCCCCTTTGTTCCGGGCTTAACCTGCTTATCCTTAAGCGCATAATTGTTTAGCACTCGCGTCAGCGCCGACCTAAATCCCGACAGGTGTGTACCGCCCTCGATTGTATTGATATTATTAACAAACGTGAATACATTATCTGTGTAATTCTCGGTATATTCCATTGCAACTTCAACGGGAACGCCGTCTCGCTCTCCCTCAAACCAGATGACCTTACCGTGAATCGGTTGTCTGCTCTCGTCAAGATACTCTACAAATTCAACAAGCCCCTTCTTCGCAATAAAGGTTTCTGTTCTCCCGTCTCTTTCGTCTGTAAGGACAATCTCCAATCCACGGTTTAAAAAGGAGAGTTCCTTCAATCTTTCAGAAACAATATTATAATCGAAATGTTTTACCGTGAAGATCTCCATGTCGGGCTTAAATGTGGTCGTAGTGCCGGTCTTCTTAGATTTACCGAATTTTTTCAATTTTGTTACCGCTTTTCCACGTTCGTATTCCTGGGTGTATATGGTCCCATCACGAGAAACTTCAACCTTGCACCATTCGGAAAGCGCATTAACAACTGAAACGCCTACGCCGTGAAGCCCGCCGGAAATTTTATACGAGTCGTTCTCAAATTTACCACCCGCATGAAGCACTGTCATCACAACTTCAAGCGCCGGTTTATTTTCCTCGGGATGAATATCAACCGGTATGCCCCTACCATTGTCCGTAACCGTGACGCTCTCGTCTTTATTGATAGTAACGGTAACTAACGTGCAATATCCTGCCATTGCCTCGTCAATACTGTTGTCTACAACCTCATTGACAAGGTGGTGCATTCCCCTTCTTCCAATATCGCCGATGTACATCGCCGGCCTTTTTCGTACTGCTTCAAGCCCCTTTAGTACCTGTATACTACCAGCATCGTACTCTTGGTTTTGGCTTTTCTTTTCTTTTTGGCTCATCTAAATATTATTTCCTTTATGGCTTCTTCGCCTATAAGTTCATTAATCTTGGCTATGATCTCCTCTTTTCTTAGAGATAGTTCCTGGCGCCAGCTGTCATTTGAAACAACAATTATTAATCTGTCTTTGTCGATATTTTCCAAGGTTGTATTTTCATTAATAATCTCGCCAACAGCGTCTTTCCAAACATCTCTGGCTCTGTTGGAAAGTACTGACTTTCGTATTCCTAACTGCTCAATTACCCCCTCAAGCGCTTCAGATATCCACGGCATTATGTCAAACCAATAACATTAACGTTCTGCCCAACCATATCAGACCATTCATCAAAATTCGTTGTTGTAATTATTACCTGACCACTGTTTTCAATACGCTTTACTATTTCAACGGCATGTTTTCGATCCAGCTCCACAAAAATATCATCAAGGAGATAAATCGGTCTGATTCCTCTGTTCCGATGAATATAGTTGCCCTGGGCAATTTTTAATGCTACTAAGAATATTTTATTTTCGCCCTTCGAGCCGAAATTCTTTAAAGACTTGTCATTTATCTTGAATGACAGTCGGTCGCGGTGTGGACCTCTTGTGGTGTATCCCGCATTGAAATCCGTTGCCCGGCGATCCCTAAACGAGTTTATCATTTCTTCTTTGTTCCCCTCTATAGAAGGATGATATTTTATTGAGCCACTTTTCTTTCCGTTGTTCAATTCACTGAAAATCTTTTCGAATTCACCTGATATTTCTTCGATGAATTTCTTTCTGTCGTTCACGATTGACTCACAAAGCTCGCCAATTTGTACTTCTACGACATCTAAGGTTTTTTCAAACGATTCGCTTCCAGACGCGGCATATCCGATTGCTGAATTTCTTTGTTTTAATACATTCCGGTAAGACATTAGATTATTTAGGTGTCTCTTATTCACCTGAGAAATAGACAGGTTCAAGAATTTTCTGTGACCCGAAGGAGAGCTCAGCGTATTAATTACATCTTCCGGTGACAATAATACTATCGGATGCTTCCCAACAATATCACCGGAAATTGTTACTCTTTTTCCATGGCTTTTTATTATTTTACCTGTCGTTTTTGAATATGAAACTGAAATGTTCTCGTCAATTCCTTCATCCGAAATAAACTTTCCTGATGTTAAAAAGTTATCCGAATCAAATTTGACAGATTCTTCGTCTTTATTCGATCGAAAACTTTTTGTTAGTGAAAGATAGTGAACTGCTTCAAGAATTGAGGACTTTCCCATCCCGTTGTCGCCCGTAATAATATTTAATCCCTCAGAAAAGTCCGTTTCAAATTTATCATATATCCTGAAGTTAACCAATCGCAAGTTATCAAGATGCATCAAAGAACTTGCATTAAGCTTCTTCTGTAAGTCTTATTGGCATTATTAAAATTGTATAATCTTCTTTTTCAGCTTGTTTAGATGGGAAAACTAATCCAGCGCTTATAGGAGCTTTTAAACTAATAATCAGATCGTCGGTATCTATTTGTCTTAAAATATCTTTCAGGTACTCCGAATTAAACCCAATTTCTATATCGTCACCACTATATTTACAAGTAATCTCTTCCGATCCTGATCCGCCTGATTCCGGATCTGCAGAAGATATTTTCAAACTGTTTCCTGAGATTGTCAATTTTATCTGCTGAGTTGTCTTATTGGCAAAAATAGAGACCCTAACTACAGATGACAGTAAATCTTCCGCCCTTACAGTAAGTTCTTTATCATTTTCCTTTGGAATAACGCTGTCATAATCAGGATATTTTTCATCTATTATTCTTGTATAAAATTTTGTGCTTCCAATCGTCAACATCACATGATTATCGCTGACTATAAACTCATTTTCTTCGCTGTTCACTAAAGCATTTACTATAAGATTTAAGAATTTTTTCGGAATAATAATTCCCGGTTGTATCCCTGATCCATTTAAATTAGATAGAGTTATTTTTGCTAACCTGTGACCGTCAGTTGCTACAGAAGTTATTTTATCCTTTCCAATTTCAAACAGCACTCCGGTCAATGCCGGCCTCAGCATATCCGAGCTTACGGCAAACGCCGTTTTCTCAATTATCCGATGAAGTAAGCTGTTCTCTATATTTATTTCTTTCCCACCGTCAAGTACAGGTGTAACAGGAAAATCATCGGGAGGTCTTCCGGCAATAGTATAACTCCCACTTGAACAATCTATTTTAACCATATTCTTATCATCTGAAGATATAGTAAGTTCACCGGAAGGAAGAACACTTATAATGTCATTAAGAAGCTTAGAAGGAATTGCAACCGAACCATCTTCTGAATTACTTACATCTATCTCACTG from Candidatus Neomarinimicrobiota bacterium carries:
- the gyrB gene encoding DNA topoisomerase (ATP-hydrolyzing) subunit B → MSQKEKKSQNQEYDAGSIQVLKGLEAVRKRPAMYIGDIGRRGMHHLVNEVVDNSIDEAMAGYCTLVTVTINKDESVTVTDNGRGIPVDIHPEENKPALEVVMTVLHAGGKFENDSYKISGGLHGVGVSVVNALSEWCKVEVSRDGTIYTQEYERGKAVTKLKKFGKSKKTGTTTTFKPDMEIFTVKHFDYNIVSERLKELSFLNRGLEIVLTDERDGRTETFIAKKGLVEFVEYLDESRQPIHGKVIWFEGERDGVPVEVAMEYTENYTDNVFTFVNNINTIEGGTHLSGFRSALTRVLNNYALKDKQVKPGTKGLSGDDCREGLTAVVSIKIAEPQFEGQTKTKLGNSEVKGIVDSLVYEQLTEYFEQNPPVRKKIIEKALLSARSREAARNARELIRRKSALDSGNLPGKLADCSTKDPEFTEIYLVEGDSAGGSAKQGRDRRYQAILPLRGKILNVEKARIDKILGNNEIRTLITAIGTGISGEDFDIEKLRYGKIIIMTDADVDGAHIRTLLLTFFFRHMRELIQAGNIYIAQPPLYKVKKGKKEEYAYNEKERIEIVKRFGGDNNQKIDIQRYKGLGEMNPDQLWKTTMDPETRTILRVSIEEDTLTDKVFSDLMGEVVEPRRKFIEENARFVKNLDI
- the metF gene encoding methylenetetrahydrofolate reductase [NAD(P)H] produces the protein MHISKLYRESKKAVISCEFFAPKTDAGHLSLYKTFDRLKQISPAFYSVTYGAGGGTAQPTMDLVCKIQDDYGITAMPHLTCVGHTTGYLSSYVSDLKERGIDNILALRGDAPGGGKFNPVPGGLKYASEVVKLVDGFDHFSIGVAGHPEGHPECTSLEADVQYLKDKLDAGAGFVITQFYFDNKYFFDFVELARKVGIDKPIIPGIIPFVNAEHVMRFAKMNHTNIPEPLLAQMIDAGGDRQKSTELGIRQAVGQCKELLDSGVPGIHFFTLNNSMPTIEVIEQLNI
- the recF gene encoding DNA replication and repair protein RecF (All proteins in this family for which functions are known are DNA-binding proteins that assist the filamentation of RecA onto DNA for the initiation of recombination or recombinational repair.); translated protein: MHLDNLRLVNFRIYDKFETDFSEGLNIITGDNGMGKSSILEAVHYLSLTKSFRSNKDEESVKFDSDNFLTSGKFISDEGIDENISVSYSKTTGKIIKSHGKRVTISGDIVGKHPIVLLSPEDVINTLSSPSGHRKFLNLSISQVNKRHLNNLMSYRNVLKQRNSAIGYAASGSESFEKTLDVVEVQIGELCESIVNDRKKFIEEISGEFEKIFSELNNGKKSGSIKYHPSIEGNKEEMINSFRDRRATDFNAGYTTRGPHRDRLSFKINDKSLKNFGSKGENKIFLVALKIAQGNYIHRNRGIRPIYLLDDIFVELDRKHAVEIVKRIENSGQVIITTTNFDEWSDMVGQNVNVIGLT
- a CDS encoding class I SAM-dependent methyltransferase → MVDTHGAFEEDPRNRFIFDEILKFSNSVEASSIVVDVGAGQCELEMFFQDSNYIGIDLAVGDDNWDFSKLSVFGDVQQLPFESSFADAALNIWVMEHIPNPQSMVDEMYRILKPGGKVFLVVPFALHEHQQPYDYYRYTRFGVKHLFDTAGFTNVNVYSDSSEEFAMGHEAYKWLSALSGKLTMNDDQRKNLDFALNVSKSLMLAAGEQFPVKTGDFALNWICTAEKRQSFRF
- a CDS encoding DUF721 domain-containing protein produces the protein MPWISEALEGVIEQLGIRKSVLSNRARDVWKDAVGEIINENTTLENIDKDRLIIVVSNDSWRQELSLRKEEIIAKINELIGEEAIKEIIFR
- the gyrA gene encoding DNA gyrase subunit A → MDIKRENILPIDIVDEMRSSYLDYSMSVIVSRALPDARDGLKPVHRRILYGMDDLGLRANRSFKKSARIVGEVLGKYHPHGDTAVYDSLVRMAQDFSLRYPLIRGQGNFGSVDGDGAAAMRYTEAKMHHIAEEMLHDIDKNTVKFVPNFDDTLQEPSVLPTRIPNLHMNGASGIAVGMATNIPPHNLREISNAIVAMIDNPDIEIDELIKFVSGPDFPTGGIIYGRKGIADALKTGRGSIKIRSRVSVEVSENGREAIIVSEIPFQVNKANLIMRTADLVRNKVIEGIRDIRDESDRDGIRIVMDLKKDVIPDVVINQLFKHTQLQSSFAVNFLALVDGQPKVLNLKESLLPFIEFRHDIVLKSAIFDKEKAEKRAHILEGLKIALDNIDAVIAVIKKSKSPEDARGNLIKSFKLSELQAKAILEMRLQSLTNLEQKKIVDEYKELLKLIEKLSSIIDNKKLRMEMVKKDIKEISEKYGDDRRTDIVADEGEFSIEDMIAEEDMVITISHKGFIKRFPVSGFKRQGRGGRGLKGASTKDDDFIEYLFVASTHHHLLIFTDRGKVHWLKVHEVPQAGRASRGRAIINILQLDKEENPQAFLAVKEFDDEHFILMATKNGLVKKTILSAYKRPMKGGIYAIDIQEGDKLIEARLTDGTQDIILGSQNGKAIRFSETNVRPMGRKTRGVRGMRLQNDKDRVIGMIVIKRAGTVLAVSENGYGKRTGIDAYPPRNRGGKGVLTIRTSKKVGKMLSIKEVVDSDDLMIITENGIMIRQPVRKIREIGRATQGVRLIRIDENDSIASVTRVMERVETESEEEQNESADSSEE
- the dnaN gene encoding DNA polymerase III subunit beta, with the translated sequence MQLSLDKSLIHKELQKANRVVPVRSTLPILTCVLFEVTSSKLKLVASDIELTLVSEIDVSNSEDGSVAIPSKLLNDIISVLPSGELTISSDDKNMVKIDCSSGSYTIAGRPPDDFPVTPVLDGGKEINIENSLLHRIIEKTAFAVSSDMLRPALTGVLFEIGKDKITSVATDGHRLAKITLSNLNGSGIQPGIIIPKKFLNLIVNALVNSEENEFIVSDNHVMLTIGSTKFYTRIIDEKYPDYDSVIPKENDKELTVRAEDLLSSVVRVSIFANKTTQQIKLTISGNSLKISSADPESGGSGSEEITCKYSGDDIEIGFNSEYLKDILRQIDTDDLIISLKAPISAGLVFPSKQAEKEDYTILIMPIRLTEEA